DNA sequence from the Anser cygnoides isolate HZ-2024a breed goose chromosome 7, Taihu_goose_T2T_genome, whole genome shotgun sequence genome:
CATAAACATAGCATATTCATCAGAAAAATGGAAGTCCAAGTTGTTGGTATGAGCTCAAACTTGCTTGTGCCCAAGAACTTGCCCCGTATTCCAACGGAATGTGATGTACTTTAGCAAGTATACATTTCTTAACATTAAATCAATTCCACCTATTGGAACACTTCTTTCAACTGTACTAAACACACCAATTTGGAAAAGTTAGAGACAGACTACAGCATATATCAGAATTGTAAATTAGTGATACTTGGCTTTACAGGAGGCAGTCCtcaattccttttctttcagtgtcaACTGTACAAGCTTGTAAGAGGAGATGAACAGTGGAAGTTGTTCTGAAGAATAGTGCTTCATCTGCAATACTGAAATTTAGTCACTGGAAGAAAGACATACCTCTATCATTATTCAACAATTTGACAAATCTAGTATCAAAAAAGCCTAGCTGCTATTATATCCATTTAACATTAAAACACTGGAAAGCAGACATGGAGTTTTCATGTGCCCCAGAAGAAGACTGCAGTTTTCATGTGGGACGGGTGTCACATAGGTTCCTCATACTGTCTTCTGTATGTTGTTGGACTGGGTGGGTGAGGTGACCAatgtctttctgaaaattaCTTAAAcctttctgaaatttctgcctaagtagaaaaaaaaatatgattccTACAACTTAACTGAAAACTTGCATCTGAACAGCATTTCTTGAAGTAGCTTGCGTCCTTATCTGCACATAGGATACCCGTTTACAGAAATTACTTACTTTACTATGCAGTTACGggtagaaaaagaaagcaagagtcGAACTGCTGTCAAACCCATTAAAAAGAAGATCAACTATTTTactcatatatatttaaaataatttactcTCCCAAAATAATGTACAATTTCAAGCAGTCCACATTCTTGGAAGGTGTTTGATGAAACACTATTAAGTTTGAATCACATTGCACTTAATACGCTGAAATGCTTTAAACTTCTGACCTGCAGCAAAAGTGCTTGTAACCATAAGTTTTTATTTAGTATATGCACTAGGTAGACAACCTAGAACTCTGGGCTGTCAGCTGCAAAGAGTCTTGCTTTACTTCCTACGGCCACCTCCACCACCAGCGAGCATGGTAGCCACCCGAATGAAGATGTTCAGTGTATCTGTGTAGATACCCATGCACctaggaaagaagaaatgaaagttaATCTTGTTGAACATAAACagtattattttgcatttcataccatttagttttaaaaaagcatCCATCAAGGGTCTCTAAGAAAACTCAACTATACCATGTCCTCTACCCTCGTTGAGTAGAAACACCCCTTTATTTTCTTACAccacctctgccagcagcatctATTTGCAAAAATCTTAACGGAGGCTGTGCTCTTCTTATAGGAGACCTCTATTTCTATGCTTTATCATCAACTATTTGTCTCCATGAATTTAGAAGACAACTAGTGTTCTATTTTATTGACAGAAGGCCAGATGCAAGGAGATAAACAATTCACCTAAGATCAGATAGACAACATGTACAGTAAGGCAGTTACTTGTTAGTCAGACTTGCTCTTTACTGAGGGTCAATTAATCCTTCTTTCCCtatcacattttcttcatttagagTGATAGAGACCAGTGAATATTAAGAAACATCAGAAGAGTTAACATACTTCATCTCAGTTGATACTGAGAGGTATTTTCAGAGAACAACTATAAATCCTCTCAACAATGCTTCGGAAAACAAGTGCTTTTTGGGAAGCTAGTATTACTGGACATGACACCACATTTTCAATCCTGTTTCTCTCAAAGCAGATGCTTTCAGTTTTAACTCCACTAGTTTTTTTCACATGATGTTCCTAAACCTTATGATTCTTTCCATTTGATAGCAACACACTTTTGAATAGTAAACAAAGGTCTGGCTCTTTGTAAGACATACTGCCATACAGCTCAAAGCTAATTCTTACACATACAGTGAGATCAGAATACTTACGCATTGATTGGGTCATACTTTGTCACTCCATAATAGGGAAGAGTCTCTGCACGCTTGATGACATGCTGTGTATCGTACAGCAGGAACATGCCAAAGAGTACCAATCCACCATAAACAGCTACTGAATACAAGCCAGCCCCAAAAGCAGAAGTAGGAGGCAAGAACATGGACCCTGGAGAAGAACATAAAATAGCCTTGAAGAAAGCTACTGTATTTGCTACTCTGAGTAACGTTAAAAAACTTCAATTCCTGTAGCATGTCTTTTTCAGTGACTACTCAATTCTCAATTTGCAGTGCATTTTTGATTCAAGGAACTTTAATACAGCAACAGAGGATGTCTCATACAACCCAACACAGTAATTTTGAACTCCGTAGGGAATCATGCATACTTTTCTTCACGTGAAAGTACTTGTGTTCCTGGGACTTTCATACAACAATGCCCAGAAacatgcaagggaaaaaaacaagtgaatCAGAAGCTAGGGTAACATTTACTGTTCTCCCGATTCACTGTCAGTAGTTAAACAATACAAACCATTACTGTCAGCCATTCATCAAATTAACACTTGCCAGAAGcataacttcattttctgtcttcaagAAGAGTAACGGAGTTATCGTCTCTAGAAAAACTGACAGACTAGCCTGTAACTAAAAGCGAGCTGCTAGCAGTTTAAGTTTATAAGCTACTCTATTTGACAGTTAAAATAATACTTTACCGATTGAAGAGGCCAGAACAAAGCCTAAGCCTATTCCAAGTGGTCCTCCCATGTTCAGAAATTTTTCACTTGGAGCACACATGGCCACAGTTGAGAGCCCTCCGACGATTCCAGCCGTGTACCAGGCGGCTCTGATCAGCAGAGGACCACCCAAGAAGGCTAGTGGAGCCACCACCGCACCCATGACACCTAGCCAAAGGAACACAAAACCAGTAAGGTTTGTAACAGCTCTGGTAAAGACACCACCTGCCAAAACAACGTTTCAAGTCAGATAACATGACTCAAACTAATCCACTTAACATAACGACACCAGTGCACACACTTGCCAATTTATCGCACTACCTTCTAGATAAGTGCACAATCTTAAATTCAGTGACCTACTTTCCTCTATTTTTGGAGAGTACTTTAGTGAGCTCGTCTTTGGAAGAAAGCTTAATACCAGACAACATACTGATCTCTTCAAGAACAGCTGTTAAGAGATACTTTGAATGGATTAATCAAGTACAAAATAGCCATAGGAACGCTCAAAACTGAGAGGCAGGACAGATTTTTGCAGTAGGAATTAGTCCGGCAATTAAGTCAGACTTTTTGCTAGAGTCTTGCATGAAACCTATACCTATTCCGTTAACGTCATACTAGATCAATAACatatcactgaaataaattcaaCTTCTTAACAGAAACTTCAGCTCTAGAGAGACTAGTACAATTTCAGTGCCTAAAATGTCTGTCTAATTGTTATTTGAAGTATGCAACATCAGTAAGACACTGATCTGTTTCTTGCAAACCCATCTTTGGTTTGCAACCTGACTGGAATGTGTATTTAAGAAGCtgttatttaataataaaactatatttttctGATCAATTTCCAAATATCTTCCTATCCTGTACAGATGAATTTTAGTAAGTGTAGGCAACAGTGCTTGCAGAAGCTATAGTGCCAGAAAGCAGTCACAGAAACAAAGCCGGTATTAATAAATCAGTTCTATCCAACATGTACCTCAGGTTCAACTTCAGCATGACTTTTACAAGATTATGAGAAATTAGAGGTACTTTAAGGACACTTAAGAAATCCCAGTGGGCTCTGAAAAATCTTAAGTCTCCAGTAGCTGTAcataataattaattataatatCAAAGTTTTGTTCAAGTAAGAATGTGGTCACACAGGAACATAcaattttataatgaaaactATAGCCACATACCTGAATGCATCATCCAAGCAAGATGTTTAGCTGCTGGACTATTTTCGTAGGATATGGACCTGACCAACATTCCAGCACCAATCATAGCAGCGAAAGTTGCACCTATTGCCTGTAAGAAGAGCAGTAGAGAGCTCAAGTTGGCATAAGAACACACGATTTCCATTCTACCACATGATTTGTTGAACCTCCTGGTCTCAAAGTCAATAAACTGCTCTTTTTGGAATTACGCTAAGTCATAATTTGAATATTTGCCAATTTCTGTACTATTCCGGTAAAATCTTTGCAGATCCTAATTTGCAGTAATTCCCATTTTACTTATACCAAGTCTGCTAGAAATCCAAGTTTAGTGAGAGATGGCAAGAATCTCTTATTCGTGTAAGGAAAGCATACAGTTCCTCCACttaatctcattttctttaaggtACCTGCAAtactagctttattttttttcttgtacatttCTCCACCCAAAGCCAGTATTCAGTTCACACGCTTTTACTATTGCCTTTTAAAACCTCATTGCCTCCTCTTACTTTTCATTCTGAACCCAGCAGCTAGTCAACTGATCAGAGACACACATAACTTTGGTTTACCACTAAAGAAGCATTATTAATTTGATCTCTGTAAAGCTGTGTAGATGCTAGCATTTAACGATTACTATTCTGCTACACTTAGCACACCTAATATGTAGGAAGCAGACATTTTGTTAGCAGCTCGCCTGGATGATTTGCTTACCAGTATCACTTTGGCCTTGGCAATCAAGAGCTTTGGAAGAGTTACACAAAATAGCACAGGGAGGAGTACAAACACACAAGGATCTCTAATTCCATTTTTAGAAAGCTACAGAAATAGTATTGCTAACCTCAAATGGCCACTTGCAACAGGTTCATATTTACATATAGCTGGTTAGCAGAGCACAGCATTTTATGTTGTGTACACAGTGTGTCAAAAACTATCAATGAGGTACAGAAGGTGCACATCAGCATGCAATTAGATGTATCAAATTATAAAACACAAAGTATCATTAGGGAACTTCTGTGGTCTTTAAAGATAATGACAATAGCATAAGCAAAGTTTCaccttccttttcagaaaacagtttacattttgcatttttgataTCAGCCACAACATTTAGGGTCATTTCTCAGTGAATTTTTTATATAACGTGAGCTTACCAGCCAGGAGCCTTTTGTCATAAGGCTCATGAGTGCCGGAGATCTGCTTACTGCAACAGCTGACAGTGCTGTCAAGCCAATACTTCCCGCAAAGTACATGTAAGTAGAGTGAATTCTGTCTTTCACATACTGTGgccaaatactgaaaaaaaaaagtagttgtaCATATCTATGCAGTTATCAACACCAGAATGAAgaccaactgaaaaaaaaagcacatccaAGCTGTTAAATATACTCATAGTTATGGATAGAAGTGAAGTATCATAAAATTGTGTGGTTTAGCAACTTGTATCATGAGTTCACCTTACAACAGGGGTCTGAACTTTTAGATCTTCCCCACTACCTGCAGGTATTACGTAACAACTCTAGCAACACTGTGATTTACAAAGAATGCTAATGACAGTTCAATTCTAAGGAGAAAGTATACACAGGAGAAAGTTTACATGCaaaagaatagattttttttctaaatatggAAAAGTAGAGAGTGGTGTGCGCAtataaaaaatgagtttaaGGAAAAATGTCTATAGATTGTGTACTGGGCAGTaagcagcctgcagagcagctcacaAAATGCTGAGTCACCATGCACACGTTTATCTGGTATCACAAGACACGCATGTCATTTGGAAAGCTCTAACAATATCAACAGAACTAGACAGGAATGAGAGCTCCTCAATACAATGAATACATTTGTATTTGGAAGTGACTAATAGTAGAGTAAGCAAATCAAGACATCGCCAGCATCACTTTCTCCCACGCCTATGCTTACCAGTAACTGACTTAAGTCTAAGTAATTAGATGCTGTCATCAGTGAGGTTTTTGTTGTGCAATACATCTAAGTTTAAAGAGTCTAAACCAACATAAGTAGTGTATTTAAAGGGAACTCCTTTACACATTCCTTACAGAACACTgtattaaattttaatgaataatCTCAGAGGAACACAAGGCAAAGTGGTCTTAATTGTTTTACTCTTCATAATTTATGAATTATTTGCATGTGGCACACCTAGAGTTTCAAATTTAGCAATACAAAGGAATTCACATAAATCAGTATCTATTTAAGTCTGAGttatttaaattctgctttcagttatATACTTTAAAATCCTGCATGGCCAGAAGCAAAGGCTCTCTGTCCAGAGATTAAGAAAAGTAAGCTACATGCATATTAGGAGATACTAGCTAgagaagggacagaaaaaaggagaagggagatTCACTTCCAAGTGCTCTTTACTTAAATAAGCTATCTTACTTACACAGCTTTTTCAATAGCTCCGATCTCACTGGACATGCCCATTCCATAGTAACAGAGGGCCCCCAGGCCAacagcagcccctccagcaACAACGAATTTTCCCAGACGATCAActgtaggaagaaaaatcatGCTCTCATGACTGCTTTTCTTGGACAGTTAACAGCATTCTCACACGGCTTTGTTTTATCTGTAATACCTGATCCATGTTAGGCTTGTTACAGCTTCACTTAACTTTGAAAGTCAATGTGTAACCACTTCTGAGATAACTACACATGAAACATTCTAGATTAAGCCTACCAACACCATGCAGTTTCATAAAACAGAGTAAGAATTGAGACCAGCTAGTATCATGGCAAATTTATTAGCCTTTATTACACTAACAGCTGGGAATTCTAACACAAAGGCCAGTTAACAAGTCCTCCAACATAAGAGTTGCTGATATTGTGTCCCTTCCTGTCATTCATCTGCCTTTAACATTTGCTCAGTCAAGAGTCTTTGATATTAGGTTAGATCCATATCAGTTTCAGATGCGATTTACAAAGCTCACAGGCAACAAGCCATGATTTACCATCAGCTACTGTCTGATTTTTAGACATACTAAAGTGTCACAATACAAGTAAAAGTATTTATCAGCTGAGACCAAATGCTGTCACTTATATGATTCTTTTAAGAGTACATTCTTCTTTAGTACGCTATAGCCATGGTGTTCTCCTCTCAATTTACTCAATTCTACTTAACAATTCAGTCCTGTTAACATTCGTTTACAAGTCTTGCTGAACTACTGATATCTATCTTAACAATCCCCTTGTGACCCACTGAGAAAAAGTTCTGATTCACGCTAAGTGTACCAGCAAGCATAGTACATCAATACCTTACATACCCACAGCATCCTagaccttttcctttctttttttcccccttatttgGCAAACTCTACACAGTGCAGAATATTTCCTTGAAACAGTATACAAAGTAGCTGGAGCAAAGTATTAGCATTATTTTTAAGACACCTGTAATCAAGTACTAGTCTCCATTAAGAAGCAGCCAAGTTTGATTTTATAGTTCCCACCAGCACCACTAAGCAGAGATAACAACAAATGTCTTGTGAGAAACTGTGAGATATTTCCAGAACATTACACAGAAAGACAAGCAGAGAAACTGTCTCCAGATTGCtggtaaatttaaaataataagcaaCGTTTTCAGTCTCCTTAGTGGTTTGAAGGAAACCATTTTCTTCAAGGAAGTTTTAAGATAAGCTTCAAAAGATTAGGAGTATATAAAGCAGAGCTACCCTACCTTTAAGCGCAGTTTCTACAGATGGCTCAAATGCTGCTTCTTTAATTTCCTGGCCAATCTTCCCACGCCTTACGCCGGTTCTTACTCTAGTAGCATAACACTGTTATAtttaaaggtaaaataaaacagattcaattaaataaaacaggagACATTCCTTATGGTGAACTGTATTGACAGATTAATAACAATCCATTTCTGAGAGAAAGCAATTTGCTTTTAACACACCAAAGCACTGCCATTTACTTGCTACACCTGCTATTGCTAGTCAATTTATTTGTGCTTCCCTCCCAAATACGTGAAACAACAACGCTCAGAGAAAACAACTGAATATTAAAGTTTAGGAAACTCTATAGGAAACATTTACACACAGAAGTAGTACAGAACCAATGCAGAAGTTGAAGTTAACAGTTCtgctaaaaaaaacatttaatgtttGCATTTCTATTCTACTCCCACCGTATTAAGCAAGGCCATAagactttattttacttttcatgtAAAAACATACTCTTTATTTACTTAACTTTACGTTAAGAAAACCCACAACATTCCTGCCCACTGAATTTGGGAGAGCAGCGTCAATTCACTTTTGTACCTAATCTTGATTTTAAGAACAAACCTTGAATGAAGGCCTATAAACTAAAGATTTATGGCTAAGAAGCTCCAAATAAATACAGTGTGTTGCTCTACTGAACTCTTCGCAATCTGCAAGAGGTGTAAAAACTCCTATTTTAAGttcagaaactgcttttgaagtcTTTAccattttctcagaaatttctGAATTATTATATGGGCACTTGACCAAGGGATTGCTCAAAGTAGCTAGTTTGTTTTAATACTAAAAAATGAGATCTACAAGCATTACTACAAGCATCAGCTGATCTAGCAATAAAATCCAGGAAGTCTACCAAAGCATTTcaggcagtttttttttttccccacctaaCAACATCTAACTCCCCCATTATAATTATCTAGCATTCctcacaaagcaaaaaaacaaaatgcaaacaagaCCACCAAAAAATCAGAAccccaccaaaacaaacaagcaaaaaaatctcAGCCTGCAATTTAGGGtgtttaaaacagttttctatgcttaagatgaaaacagaaaggggaaaCAACTATCTTCTCTCCATGAAGTCTTCGGATAACGACAGTTCAGTTTTGAAACTGCCAGTAAGACTCTCGATAGTCCTGCCAGATTTTGAAAATTACTCTGGGCTGGGCAACAGCTCTAAAGACATACTGGGACTactgtctttaaaattaaattttgtatttaactTAATATTTAAGA
Encoded proteins:
- the GHITM gene encoding growth hormone-inducible transmembrane protein, whose translation is MLAARLVCLRTLPCQAFRPTITQASPALRNSGIKAYKLWQPNQCYATRVRTGVRRGKIGQEIKEAAFEPSVETALKVDRLGKFVVAGGAAVGLGALCYYGMGMSSEIGAIEKAVIWPQYVKDRIHSTYMYFAGSIGLTALSAVAVSRSPALMSLMTKGSWLAIGATFAAMIGAGMLVRSISYENSPAAKHLAWMMHSGVMGAVVAPLAFLGGPLLIRAAWYTAGIVGGLSTVAMCAPSEKFLNMGGPLGIGLGFVLASSIGSMFLPPTSAFGAGLYSVAVYGGLVLFGMFLLYDTQHVIKRAETLPYYGVTKYDPINACMGIYTDTLNIFIRVATMLAGGGGGRRK